In Streptomyces sp. SLBN-118, the following are encoded in one genomic region:
- a CDS encoding cation diffusion facilitator family transporter, with protein MGAGHDHGHSHGGAPPTGTAASAFKGRLRIALSITLGVMALEIVGGILSDSLALIADAAHMATDGVGLAMALIAIHFANRPAGANRTFGFARAEILAALANCLLLLGVGGYLLYEAVQRFITPADTRGGLTIAFAAVGLVANMVSLSLLVRGRQESLNVRGAYLEVLADALGSLTVLVSAGIILATGWQQADPIASLVIGLMIVPRTWKLLRETLDVLLEAAPKGVDMGEVRAHILALPGVENVHDLHAWTITSGMPVLSAHVVVHQDVLDAVGHEKMLHDLQGCIGDHFDVEHCTFQLEPVGHAEHEARLCH; from the coding sequence GCGCATCGCCCTGTCGATCACGCTGGGCGTGATGGCCCTGGAGATCGTCGGCGGCATCCTGTCCGACTCGCTCGCGCTGATCGCCGACGCCGCCCATATGGCGACGGACGGGGTCGGGCTCGCCATGGCTCTGATCGCGATCCACTTCGCCAACCGGCCCGCGGGGGCGAACCGCACCTTCGGCTTCGCGCGGGCGGAGATCCTGGCCGCGCTCGCCAACTGTCTGCTGCTGCTCGGCGTCGGCGGCTACCTGCTGTACGAGGCGGTGCAGCGGTTCATCACTCCGGCCGACACCAGGGGCGGACTGACGATCGCGTTCGCCGCGGTCGGCCTGGTCGCCAACATGGTCTCGCTCTCCCTGCTGGTACGGGGCCGGCAGGAGAGCCTGAACGTCCGCGGGGCGTACCTGGAAGTCCTCGCCGACGCACTCGGGTCCCTCACCGTGCTGGTCTCGGCGGGCATCATCCTCGCCACCGGCTGGCAGCAGGCGGACCCCATCGCGTCCCTGGTCATCGGCCTGATGATCGTGCCGCGCACCTGGAAGCTGCTGCGCGAGACGCTCGATGTGCTGCTGGAAGCGGCCCCCAAGGGCGTGGACATGGGTGAGGTGCGGGCGCACATCCTCGCGCTGCCCGGAGTCGAGAACGTACACGATCTGCATGCCTGGACGATCACTTCGGGAATGCCGGTGCTCTCGGCGCATGTGGTGGTGCACCAGGATGTCCTGGACGCGGTCGGGCACGAGAAAATGCTGCATGATCTGCAGGGGTGCATCGGTGATCACTTCGATGTGGAGCACTGCACCTTCCAGCTCGAACCGGTCGGCCATGCCGAGCACGAGGCGAGGCTGTGTCACTGA